The genomic region AGAGAAAAGAGCCGTTTTATCTGGCAGCTGAAACTGCTCAGCATAGCAGTTTCAGCTTTTCTTCCAGGTCCAATTACTGCTGCAATCCCAGATGTGACcacaaacagaaagaagagagagatCTTTATTAGGAAAGTTTCCTGCCaggaaaactttctttttaaaccttCCCCTGCTTTCATGCAGCAGCTTCAGCACATTTACTCACAGCTATTTCTGGAACAATTTTTGGCTGCAGTTCAGAAGTGGAGGCACTTATTTCAGAGGAACTCTGATTATAATTGGATGAAAAAGCACAAGATAAAGCTTAAAGTTTATAGGATTCAGATGCAGGCATGCTTGCTTGTGGACACTGGAGAAAAATGTGCTGGAAGAGAATCAGTAATGTTAACtctgtttttacaataaaaataataatacattgtGCAAAACATGGTTTTGTGTAGCATTTACATAAATTAGACACAAAATTATTCCATgcaattctgaaaaataaaaaaaatgtgaaataatctttaaaaaatccatccagtgtcaaaatatacatataaaaaatattttttatttgttgttgggtttatatatatatataaatgtttggTACCAGGATTCTTATGGTGAacatgtgtgtatttttttgtaatgctgactgtgtgtgcgtgtgtgtggttgtgttttctgcagataTCAGGATGTCCAAAGCACCAGGGGAGGAGAAACCTGGAGCTGAATATCCAGGCGACGGTTCAGGTACAAAACAATCAGATGCATGGAATAAACCGCCTATCCTTTattaaggaaataaatacataaaacgtTCAAGGCTGCTCATTTGTGGTACAAAGACGTTTATTACGccactcaaaaacaaaaataaccgTGCAAACAATTACTAAAGGATAAAAACAGCGTGACTGATTgtgaaggatctcctgtagcagtctgtattgcAGTGATTCTatgaagcctctgactgaaacaCTCTGTTTTTGTACAAACGTGATGAAAAACCAGCTCAGGATTTTCCTTAAAgttcattttatgaagaatgCTTCATTAAatggattaatttttttttttgaggggggAGTAACTTGTCTGcatgatttcttcttttttaccttttctaattataaatacaaatactttgagaagagaaaacagaaagttttgattttccagttttttgCATCATTTGGAGAAACTTTTAATGGATTTTGGAGATGATGGCAGCATAAAACAGCCAGTAATATCCCCAAAAAATGAGGCTTTCAGCTCTCAATATGAAAGAAACTCTGGATAAAAACACAgttcatgaaaaaaacaaatgaacagttttagttttaaagggtctgttctttaataaataaaaacagatataaattAGCCTCcaaatgcatttaaattgaCTAAAGTAGTCAGTATTTAACCCTAATTATATGAATTGATGAACATGTGATTCAGATAGCATTATGatcatgtatatttttgtttttcagactcTGACAGAAACAGTCCTGATGACCAGGTTGGTTTTTAACGTTTCATAATATTAAATCtgattacttttaaaatatctgaacttTTTATGTGCAATTTAAAAGTCTTCCTATAAAGTggaattttgaatttttaaatataaaatcataaatttcatgtttctgactttattttaagggtttttatgtttgcttgaaatctttgaaaattaaattaggtgttttcaaggtttggaaagttttGACTTCTGTTTAGAAGTCCttgaaaatgttgaatattcAAACTGTAAGcgttatttacagttgaaaccagatatttaaaaataacaaaaaatcttaTTCacgtgtttttttcccctcacaatctgaagttaaatcaaaccaagattttcttgttttaggatatttaaaattacaaataccagacaacattttagtttttaagatattaataacagtaataaatcaTATAATGGTGAatttaatctgtgtttttagttcatttgtattgttttggtgttggaaaagtttgaaacttatcttaaaatgttttaaaataattttactgtGAGAAAAGTGTATGAACACTTTATGTCATAAAATTACggaaaatgtttattcaatCGGCACATTCAAAGATTTAAAGCAGTTTAATCAAATGCCAAAagttaagcttttttttccaaagtgctTATTTCATTTAAGAAATTATAGAACTGTTGAAAAGTTtgtaaaagtgaaatgtttaaatgtgaatgttttatttccagctGCAGGTCCAGAAGATGAGAAGCAGCCCGTACAGCCTTTCACCCACAGCAGCAGGCAGCAAGGTAAACGCCTGATTCTGTTCAGTCGGTTTAACGCTAAAATAATCTGTTACACAGcagaaagaaactaaaattattATAGAATTGATCTGCTTGTAAAACCTTTAATGTGTAAGACATGAGAACCATGTTGAGTTTTAATCACGGGGAGAAACATGGTGGAGAATGACGGCAGAAAGGATGGACGATGACTGGCAGGAAGGAGcagctggaggtcagaggtcagcagctTGAGGAGAGGTTGACTGAAAAAAAGAGGgacaagagaaaaaagagagagaaagtttATAAGGGAAACTTTCCCTTCAGATAGACAAAATTTAACCTGGaaaccatccatccacccatccacccatccatccatccatccatccatccatccatccatccattctcaAGTTTGATTGTTGACATTTATTTGCTcctcagtttttcagtttttacttttgcatcTTAAAGTTCTTAAGTTCTTAAAGGTTCTGGGTACcaaagcgtgtgtgtgtgtgtgtgtgtgtgtgtgtgtgtgtgtgtgtgtgtgtgtgtgtgtgtgtgtgtgtgtgtatgtgtgtgtgtgtgtgaaggatgCAGCAGTAAATATTTCATAGCCATCCTTGTGATTTTCACTCTTTCCTCCAGAGTCGATCATCTTTGGGTTGTGTTAGCTGCTCTTATCGTCACTGTGAGCTTCTGAAAGCCTCAGCTGAGGCGGAGCAACAGCAGAGCATCAAAGTAGCTCTGATCTGGACTCTTTGTGAAGGagaatttgtcttttcttcaaGGTAAAGAGCGAAGAGAGCTCAGAGATAACACACAGcgccgccgctgctgcagccgctgctcctcctgctgctccaccctcccaacaacaacaacagcaacagcagcaggcTCAGCATCACCACACACAGCTGATGCTCGCCAGCAGTCAGCTGGCAGGggtgagaacacacacacacacacacacacacacacacacacacacacacacacacgccgagaGAGAGACACAGCAGGGAATCATGCACAAAACTCAACagcttttacttatttttgtttaattttaagttatAATGTGAGAAACAGAGGTGGGTAAATTACCCACAAATTATACTAAaataagagtagcactactaaaatgtgtttttgctcaagtaaaagtaaaaagtatttggtaaaaactcTACTGAgttactgagtaactgatcaaattatcagtcgctaaatattttaaaattacatcataaGTAGgagcaaaatgtaaagttaagtggaaattttggtattttgagGATAAACATGACAattattcatataagtaacaaaatataacaaaatcaGCCGAAAGAAAgtttttccaaattagtttcATTCAGTAATAAAACTGATGaatctttaacagaaactgcaagtgtgtgtctgtctggtgaatttttggttaaaacgtgtttgtttttcattcagagaaagcagaaattttacttgagtaagagtagagatacttcataataaaaaaacaaaagtaaaagcaggaaaaatactcctgaaagtaatttttttttcaaaaaggttacttgagtaaatgtaactgtttTACTACCAAGCTGTTGTAAGAGTTAGTTTTGTTTCCCCGCAGCTCGCCGCTCTCCTCCCggcccagcagcagctgctcctccagcagGCTCAGGCTCAGCTGCTGGCGGCCGCCGTGCAGCAGTCCAACGCCGCTCACGCCGCCGCCCACGCCGCCGCGCAGCAACaagccaatcagcagcagcaacagccaACCAAACAGGAGCAGCCGGTCCAAGCTCCGCCTCCACAGCTGGCGCTGTCACAGCCCATCCAGCTGACCGCGCAGGTAACGTCGGATTCATCAGGCGAGAGGCTAGAGGTGTTCGATGCTGCATATTTCACCAATACTGATACCAATATTTATGATTTAAGTATGATACAGTGGAACCTCAAGATGtgagtttaatttgttttgttttgcttataaGCCAGTCTGCTcaaatttcaaacaaattatCTGTATTcgaaataactaaaataattttgatccATTCCACGTATCCCCAAACCACgataattatgaaaaaatacagattttttgttaACAAATAGACAAAAGgtagaggattagggccactagaaaaaaattcaacaataggAGATCAAACAAATTAGTGTGCATTTCTTctaaataaaaggcaaaaactaTCATTTAAGagcaaatcaaagaaaatggTAGAGTTGAGATCgcaaaaaaatttcaaaaggtaatctgaaactaaagtattgaTCCAACATCGATTCCGACTTTGCTACTTCACGCAGCGTCCGTCTGGTGTGTGTCACttctgaaatgtgtttgtgtgtgtgtcacctCTGAAATGTGTGTCACttctgaaatgtgtgtgtgtgtgtcacctTCTGAAATGTGTGTCACCTTCTGAAGTGTGTGTCACttctgaaatgtgtgtgtgtcaccttctgaaatgtgtgtgtgtgtgtttgctgcaggacatccagcagctgctgcagctccagcagctggTTCTGATGCCGGGTCATCCCCTCCAGTCGCCGGCCCAGTTCCTCCTGTCCCAGCCTGCACAGGCGCAGCAGCCGCAGCAGGGTGAGAACGCGAACTTCACCTAACTCCCTCTGATAACAGGATCTCTTTGCTATCACTGATCGattggattgttttgtttttaattggttctccttccttttttcagGTTTGCTCTCAACAGCAAATCTGATCCAGCTACCTCAGCAAAGCGCAGGAGGCCTTCTCACAAGTCCGCCTCGCATGGGACTCCAAGCACAGGTAACTCATCTTTTtacaaggaaagaaaacataaaacctatATAAAACCTTCCTGTAAACAatccacttttattttttatgcaccTCAGGGCAGCTCTgctgtcagaaaaacatttatatctTTATCTGTACCACTTTAACATCATGTTGCAATTCAATTCTGTGTATTTTGGggcattttatgtgacaaaccaacGCAAAGTAGCATTTAATTCTtaagtagaagaagaaatatttgcaattttcaaagatttctacaaatatgtgaaaactgAAGTACAGAAGTGTTCAGCTTTCAGctaataaatacagttttatcTCGTTTAAACGAGAAAACTTTGTTATAATATGTAAAACTTATAATGAGATTTATCTctcattaaactaaaatatcttctctctgaaataagaaaaaaatcaacacctGTTGGGGTTCAAAAAAGTAATTGAACTATTTGCATCctttaatgtgtttctaatattgtataaaataggcttaagtggttaactGAAAAATCTTTATCTGAATAATCTATTACTTTACTAATTCTGATGTTTTCCGTTGATAAGAAAgatgttttccacttttttctgtttctaatcAGAATCAGGTGTGAACTGAGAGTAACTTTTTGCTTCCTGATGTTGCAGAGGGAGAAGAGCAGTGAcgcaggaagcagcagcagcagctcagcctCTGTAGCCGCCAGCGGAAGCAGCAGCGCTGTAACGTCTGTCGGAGCCAGCTCTGCATCCAGCAGCGCCATGGCCTCCTCCTTGACCTCTGGCTTGAATCCCGGCGGTCAGACGGCTCAAATGAGCGAAGAACCGAGCgacctggaggagctggagcagtTCGCCCGAACCTTCAAGCAGCGGCGCATTAAACTcggattcacacaggtgaaaatgAGCGGAAGAGAGGCAAACAGAACATACAAAGTTCAGTATATTAATTCATTATCTTCTCTGTCAGGGTGACGTTGGCGTGGCGATGGGGAAACTGTACGGAAATGACTTCAGCCAGACCACCATCTCTCGCTTCGAAGCGTTAAACCTGAGCTTTAAGAACATGTGCAAGCTGAAGCCACTGCTGGAGAAGTGGTTGAGTGATGCAGGTGAGGCAgaagtttcatttcatttatcagaacaaacattttttcataaaagatCAACAGGTCCTGTCAAGTTCAGTTATTCAAGTAGACAAAATTTATCTTAT from Xiphophorus couchianus chromosome 13, X_couchianus-1.0, whole genome shotgun sequence harbors:
- the pou2f2a gene encoding POU domain, class 2, transcription factor 2, with the translated sequence MFVPLPVPFVFQRTASDFSAWRLKSSLVPRSSPDIRMSKAPGEEKPGAEYPGDGSDSDRNSPDDQLQVQKMRSSPYSLSPTAAGSKVKSEESSEITHSAAAAAAAAPPAAPPSQQQQQQQQQAQHHHTQLMLASSQLAGLAALLPAQQQLLLQQAQAQLLAAAVQQSNAAHAAAHAAAQQQANQQQQQPTKQEQPVQAPPPQLALSQPIQLTAQDIQQLLQLQQLVLMPGHPLQSPAQFLLSQPAQAQQPQQGLLSTANLIQLPQQSAGGLLTSPPRMGLQAQREKSSDAGSSSSSSASVAASGSSSAVTSVGASSASSSAMASSLTSGLNPGGQTAQMSEEPSDLEELEQFARTFKQRRIKLGFTQGDVGVAMGKLYGNDFSQTTISRFEALNLSFKNMCKLKPLLEKWLSDAETMAVDSMLPSPSSISSPMLGIEGLPGRRRKKRTSIETNVRVVLERNFSTNQKPTSEEILLMAEQLNMEKEVIRVWFCNRRQKEKRINPSSSSTPPLPSQTSPVVTHKVHCYSPHMISSQSLSQVTTSLSTTGASSSPSASCPMTPVSSVAMSSSATPPPPHSTASPAPSSLGTAGLATGNTMMGVSTGMNQALIGSNPLATMQALAASGGQLPISSLEGAPGHMFLSGHGGHSVPASLRPSLFLNRPGLLPMVTCSTPTSSMPMGLVSCGPRPSYCQSSPSGTSNLMSPTSCPEESVSPCSSPASFCSFSEASPPPLGGAMAE